The following are from one region of the Nerophis ophidion isolate RoL-2023_Sa linkage group LG20, RoL_Noph_v1.0, whole genome shotgun sequence genome:
- the LOC133539062 gene encoding dentin sialophosphoprotein-like: MKVLILTFCLIGAVLAKPISFNDVAESSESSESAQTGASNQHYNQQQTGGSYNPQPYQHYNPQDQQQSSEENGQQAQASYDLHSYQHYLQQYQQQAQSGGSYDPHYQHYLQQYQYQQSWDPHYDSSMHQPASQSNEHKQHPKEADTSSTAVESHESTDSESNDAKDQSYPIQAPEQSFGTDDSKSTSHEDSQTEDSTSSESAESNETTIADTNEGSDSHDSSQTSNKIIVVKTMLMSSATDSSQTSKGSQETSSESSGTSKASDNISSETSKASDNTSSESSETSKASDNTSSESSETSKASDNTSSESSETSKASDNTSSESSETSKASDNTSSESSETSKASDNTISESSETSKASDNTSSESSETSKASDNTSSESSETGKASEKVHAVKTILVSNVIDNSQTSKDSLEASSESSETSKASDNSSSETKDKDNVSSESGEKVFNIHSSDTYKTIKANVISYSIKSVHDVIDNSESSSEEVSDTSRTIKNSTKATGSNSHESSEFSQTTSKENSGTTKVSDIADHESSESSDTTSNESSESSDTTSLKNNETSDTTSLKSSESSDTTSHESNETSDTTSLKSSESSDTTSHESSESSDTTSLKSSESSDTTSLKSSESSDTTSHESNETSDTTSLKNSESSDTTSHESSESSDTTSHEIRQILKTSNILGQVNTKSSNTKTHKSSESSDTTSHDSNESSDTISLKSSESSDTTSLKSSESSDTTSHESSESSESTSLKSSESSDTTSLKSSESSDTTSHESSESSESTGLKSSESSDSTSHESSESSESASHDTSGTSKASDRSSHESHKDPECQNGAESCESEEYFFQDIGDDAHYSVDHLMAPDGDGMEFRLRRR; this comes from the exons ATGAAGGTCCTCATACTAACGTTTTGCCTGATTGGGGCCGTTCTTGCCAAACCC ATTTCTTTCAATGATGTTGCCGAGTCGAGCGAATCAAGCGAATCG GCCCAGACTGGAGCTTCCAATCAGCATTACAACCAACAGCAG ACTGGAGGTTCCTATAATCCCCAACCCTATCAACATTACAACCCCCAGGACCAGCAACAG AGCTCTGAGGAAAATGGCCAACAA GCTCAGGCATCATATGATCTGCATTCCTACCAACATTACCTCCAGCAGTACCAACAACAG GCTCAAAGCGGAGGTTCCTATGATCCACACTATCAGCATTACCTCCAACAGTATCAATACCAACAG AGTTGGGATCCACATTATGATAGTTCCATGCACCAACCCGCAAGTCAGTCAAATGAGCACAAACAGCACCCTAAGGAAGCAGACACAAGCAGCACAGCTGTTGAAAGCCATGAGAGTACCGACAGTGAGAGCAATGATGCCAAGGACCAAAGCTATCCCATCCAGGCACCAGAACAGAGCTTTGGAACGGACGACAGCAAGAGCACCAGCCATGAAGACAGTCAGACCGAAGACAGCACAAGCAGCGAAAGCGCTGAGTCCAATGAGACCACCATCGCTGACACAAATGAGGGTAGTGACAGCCATGACTCCAGTCAAACCAGTAACAAGATCATTGTCGTCAAGACCATGCTAATGAGCAGCGCGACTGACAGCAGTCAAACCAGCAAGGGTAGTCAGGAAACCAGTAGTGAAAGCAGTGGGACCAGTAAGGCCAGCGACAACATAAGCAGTGAGACCAGTAAAGCCAGCGACAACACCAGTAGTGAAAGCAGTGAAACCAGTAAAGCCAGCGACAACACCAGCAGTGAAAGCAGTGAAACCAGTAAGGCCAGCGACAACACCAGCAGTGAAAGCAGTGAAACCAGTAAGGCCAGCGACAACACCAGCAGTGAAAGCAGTGAAACCAGTAAAGCCAGCGACAACACCAGCAGTGAAAGCAGTGAAACCAGTAAGGCCAGCGACAACACCATTAGTGAAAGCAGTGAAACCAGTAAAGCCAGCGACAACACCAGCAGTGAAAGCAGTGAAACCAGTAAGGCCAGCGACAACACCAGCAGTGAAAGCAGTGAAACCGGTAAGGCCAGCGAGAAGGTCCATGCCGTCAAGACCATATTGGTGAGCAATGTGATTGACAACAGTCAAACCAGCAAGGATAGTCTTGAAGCCAGCAGTGAAAGCAGTGAGACCAGTAAGGCCAGCGACAATAGCAGTAGTGAGACCAAGGACAAGGACAACGTGAGCAGTGAGAGCGGTGAAAAGGTCTTCAACATCCACAGTAGTGACACCTACAAGACAATTAAGGCTAATGTAATAAGCTACAGCATCAAGAGCGTACATGATGTTATTGACAACAGTGAAAGCAGCAGTGAAGAAGTAAGTGACACCAGTAGGACCATCAAGAACAGCACTAAGGCCACTGGCAGTAACAGTCATGAAAGCAGTGAATTTAGCCAAACCACAAGCAAAGAAAACAGTGGAACTACCAAAGTCAGTGACATTGCCGATCATGAAAGCAGTGAATCCAGTGACACCACCAGCAATGAAAGCAGTGAATCCAGTGACACCACCAGTCTTAAAAACAATGAAACCAGTGACACCACTAGTCTTAAAAGCAGTGAATCCAGTGACACCACCAGTCATGAAAGCAATGAAACCAGTGACACCACTAGTCTTAAAAGCAGTGAATCCAGTGACACCACCAGTCATGAAAGCAGTGAATCCAGTGACACCACCAGTCTTAAAAGCAGTGAATCCAGTGACACCACCAGTCTTAAAAGCAGTGAATCCAGTGACACCACCAGCCATGAAAGCAATGAAACCAGTGACACCACCAGTCTTAAAAACAGTGAATCCAGTGACACCACCAGTCATGAAAGCAGTGAATCCAGTGACACCACCAGCCATGAAATCAGACAAATCCTTAAGACCAGTAACATTCTCGGGCAGGTAAACACTAAATCCAGTAATACCAAGACACACAAAAGCAGCGAATCCAGTGACACCACCAGCCATGACAGCAACGAATCCAGTGACACCATCAGTCTTAAAAGCAGTGAATCCAGTGACACCACCAGTCTTAAAAGCAGTGAATCCAGTGACACCACCAGCCATGAAAGCAGTGAATCCAGTGAGAGCACCAGTCTTAAAAGCAGTGAATCCAGTGACACCACCAGTCTTAAAAGCAGTGAATCCAGTGACACCACCAGCCATGAAAGCAGTGAATCCAGTGAGAGCACAGGTCTTAAAAGCAGTGAATCCAGTGACAGCACCAGCCACGAAAGCAGTGAATCCAGTGAGAGCGCCAGCCATGACACTAGTGGAACCTCAAAGGCCAGTGACAGAAGCAGCCATGAAAGCCATAAAGACCCAGAGTGTCAAAATGGGGCAGAGAGCTGCGAGAGCGAGGAGTATTTCTTCCAGGACATCGGCGACGATGCCCACTACTCGGTGGACCATCTGATGGCGCCAGATGGAGACGGCATGGAGTTCCGCCTGCGAAGAAGATGA